The sequence ATCTGGCAACTTCCATTGGCATTGAGGCTTGTAATAATGGCAAAAAAGTTAAGTTTTACAGGACTGCAACCCTTGTAAATGAGCTGATTGACGCTAAAGAAAATGGCAGTCTAACCAAGTTAATGCGGAAATTAAAGAAGATGGACCTTATTATTTGCGATGAGTGGGGATATATTCCTCTAGATACAGATGGAGCACAACTGCTCTTTAATGTAATATCCGAGTGTTATGAAAAAAGAAGTATCATTTTAACTACAAACCTTGAGTTCAGCAAATGGAATAATATATTTTATAATGACAGGCTAACAAGTGCAATTGTTGATCGGTTGGTACACTACAGTCACTTACTAATATTTGAAGGACCAAGTCATAGAGTTGAGAACTCTATATTAAGAAACAACCAATAATTTACATAAATGGAATTAGGGATTATCATATTTTTAATTGCCAAATTATCAAATTTCTACTTGCCAAAAACAAGGAGAGACTCCCTACATAGTTAATAATTCGGTGGGAGGACTTAGTTTACACTGCACATCGATATATTAGGAATCTAGAAAGCAAGCGCTGGTAAAGCACTTGCTTTTTATTATTCAGATATTAAGTTTTTATTAATAAGATAGAAAACAATGGTATTAGATGGTCATCTATGATATATTAAAATAGACATCTAAACAATGAATAAATAGTTGTCTAAGGAGGGCTAACTATATGCTACTAGCTGAAGAAAAATTAAAAGAGCAACTACAATTTGTACATAAGCCAATTATTGATTTTATGCATTCTTTGTACCTATTTGGTAATTTTGATGAGGGGAGAGATGTGTTAGGTCAGAGGGGTATAGCCCTTGATCAAGAAGTCCAACATATTTTGCAAAGTATAAAAAATAACCTATCAGGGTTTGTGAATAATGAAATACAGACATTAAGTGACTTGGGCACTGCTGATTGTTTGCTGATTTCATTTGTCTCAAATTATGAAGAGCTACACTCTGTGGAAGATTTCTTTGAAATATATGAGAAAGCATCTAGTGAAGAGAT comes from Alkalicella caledoniensis and encodes:
- the istB gene encoding IS21-like element helper ATPase IstB, whose product is MKSSIAEYCRLLRLGNHIVKHYEDIKAETHEEFLLKILEVEYECREVVKKNRAIKAATFDMLKTFETYEFKKVSIPKSTSIEDIKSGAFIDRKENLILYGGVGLGKTHLATSIGIEACNNGKKVKFYRTATLVNELIDAKENGSLTKLMRKLKKMDLIICDEWGYIPLDTDGAQLLFNVISECYEKRSIILTTNLEFSKWNNIFYNDRLTSAIVDRLVHYSHLLIFEGPSHRVENSILRNNQ